A genomic stretch from Hydrogenimonas urashimensis includes:
- the lptE gene encoding LPS assembly lipoprotein LptE: MKQVVGRWSSVARKWKRPSLRIFFLSLFTIHYSLFTLIGCGYKPTTAFTQKVFTDKIYTEIEVYLRDPENAVLVKDALNEAIVSRFGAAVADKESATTRLHVKFNSVSFTPIQYDVNGYAIYYRAKVSLNIRYTSSKKHGTETVSGFYDFPIQPRAIISDALRFQAIKEGSGKALDAFVSRITLRGGRL, from the coding sequence ATGAAACAAGTCGTTGGTCGTTGGTCGTCGGTCGCCAGAAAGTGGAAACGGCCATCACTGCGTATCTTTTTTCTCTCACTGTTCACCATCCACTATTCACTGTTCACTCTCATCGGTTGCGGCTACAAACCGACGACGGCTTTCACGCAAAAGGTATTCACCGACAAGATCTATACGGAAATCGAGGTCTATCTCAGAGATCCTGAAAACGCCGTTCTTGTCAAGGACGCTTTGAACGAAGCGATCGTCAGCCGCTTCGGTGCAGCTGTCGCCGACAAAGAGAGTGCGACGACGAGGCTGCACGTCAAATTCAACAGTGTCTCCTTCACACCGATTCAGTACGATGTCAACGGCTACGCCATCTACTATCGTGCGAAAGTTTCATTGAATATCCGTTATACTTCTTCAAAAAAACACGGCACCGAGACAGTTTCGGGATTTTACGATTTCCCTATCCAGCCCCGTGCGATCATTTCGGATGCCCTCCGTTTTCAGGCGATCAAAGAGGGGTCGGGCAAAGCACTCGATGCGTTTGTTTCGCGCATTACGCTGCGAGGAGGTAGACTATGA
- the leuS gene encoding leucine--tRNA ligase, whose protein sequence is MKYNPSEIEKKWQRYWDEHESFEPESGKEKPKKYVLSMFPYPSGRIHMGHVRNYAIGDAIARYWRKKGHNVLHPIGWDAFGMPAENAAIKHKVHPKKWTYENINYMRKELASLGLSFSKEREFATCDPLYTKYEQAFFIDLWEKGLIYRKKGYLNWCPHDQTVLANEQVVDGCCWRCDTPIVQKEMYQYYIKITDYADELLEDLKKLEGGWPPQVIAMQRNWIGKSTGLEFAFQLDEESAKKTGIESFEVFTTRPDTICGVTYAAVAPEHPLVEALLKKGLLDDAAKAKIEAMRRMPVRERNMAEKEGVPLGIFALHPVTKERVPVWTANFVLMEYGSGAVMAVPAHDSRDYDFAKKYDLSVKYVVFPKEGELPENAAYTEEGVVKGCGEFDGLFGQAARDAIIAWFEKEGLGKKVVNFRLKDWGVSRQRYWGAPIPMIHCPRCGVVPEAKEHLPVTLPDDVEITGEGNPLDHHPTWKHTKCPRCGSDALRETDTLDTFIQSSWYFLRYTTPRKLWEEVPFSKEDVEYWMPVDQYIGGIEHAILHLLYARFFTKALRDLGYVKIDEPFSRLLTQGMVLKDGAKMSKSKGNVVDPDELVARYGADTARLFILFAAPPTQELEWNDSAVEGAHRFLRKLYDRALKTEPCDALPAIDHQVLEKSEKEARRKVYEALKRAEEVYAERFTFNTLIAACMEAINALDKQENPLLWQEGMWILLNLLEPIVPHIAWELSDRLFKRNNFGLLQMKEEVFEVDAIPMAVSINGKPRAQIEVAPDADKEMIIATAKAAVPKWLEGKTVVKEIVVPNKLVNLVVK, encoded by the coding sequence ATGAAATACAATCCTTCCGAAATCGAGAAGAAGTGGCAACGATACTGGGACGAGCATGAAAGTTTCGAGCCAGAAAGCGGCAAAGAGAAACCCAAGAAGTATGTGCTGAGTATGTTTCCCTACCCCAGCGGACGGATCCACATGGGGCATGTGCGCAACTACGCCATAGGCGACGCCATCGCCCGCTACTGGCGCAAGAAGGGGCACAATGTGCTGCATCCCATCGGGTGGGACGCTTTCGGGATGCCGGCGGAAAATGCCGCCATCAAGCACAAGGTACACCCGAAAAAGTGGACCTACGAAAATATCAATTATATGCGCAAAGAGCTCGCTTCCCTGGGGCTCAGCTTCTCCAAAGAGCGGGAATTCGCCACCTGCGACCCCCTCTATACCAAATACGAACAGGCGTTCTTCATCGATCTGTGGGAGAAGGGGCTCATCTACCGCAAAAAGGGGTATCTCAACTGGTGCCCCCACGATCAGACGGTACTGGCCAACGAGCAGGTGGTGGATGGCTGCTGCTGGCGGTGCGATACGCCGATCGTGCAGAAAGAGATGTACCAGTACTACATCAAAATCACCGACTATGCCGACGAGCTGCTGGAAGATCTGAAAAAGCTCGAAGGTGGATGGCCGCCGCAGGTCATCGCGATGCAGCGCAACTGGATCGGCAAGAGTACGGGGCTGGAGTTCGCCTTCCAACTGGATGAGGAGAGCGCTAAAAAGACGGGTATCGAGAGCTTCGAAGTCTTCACGACCCGTCCCGACACGATCTGTGGCGTCACCTACGCCGCCGTGGCGCCTGAGCATCCGCTGGTGGAAGCGCTGCTGAAAAAAGGGTTGCTGGACGATGCGGCGAAAGCGAAAATCGAAGCGATGCGGCGGATGCCGGTCCGTGAGCGCAACATGGCCGAAAAAGAGGGGGTGCCGCTGGGGATTTTCGCCCTCCATCCCGTCACCAAAGAGAGAGTACCGGTCTGGACCGCCAATTTCGTTTTGATGGAGTACGGCAGCGGGGCGGTGATGGCGGTGCCGGCCCATGACAGCAGGGATTACGATTTTGCTAAAAAGTACGACCTGAGCGTCAAATACGTGGTCTTCCCCAAAGAGGGGGAACTCCCCGAAAACGCCGCTTACACCGAAGAGGGCGTGGTCAAAGGGTGCGGGGAGTTCGACGGCCTCTTCGGCCAGGCGGCCCGGGATGCCATCATCGCCTGGTTCGAGAAGGAGGGCCTCGGGAAAAAAGTGGTCAACTTCCGTCTCAAAGACTGGGGGGTCAGCCGCCAGCGCTACTGGGGGGCGCCCATTCCGATGATCCACTGCCCCCGATGCGGCGTGGTGCCGGAAGCGAAAGAGCATCTTCCGGTTACATTGCCCGACGACGTGGAGATTACCGGGGAGGGCAACCCGCTGGACCACCATCCCACATGGAAGCACACAAAGTGCCCACGATGCGGAAGCGACGCTTTGCGCGAGACCGATACGCTCGACACCTTCATTCAGAGCAGCTGGTATTTCCTGCGTTACACGACGCCGCGCAAATTATGGGAAGAGGTGCCTTTCAGCAAAGAGGATGTGGAGTACTGGATGCCGGTGGACCAGTATATCGGTGGGATCGAACACGCCATTTTGCACCTGCTCTACGCCCGCTTTTTCACCAAGGCGCTGCGGGATCTGGGGTACGTGAAGATCGACGAGCCTTTTTCGAGACTGCTGACCCAGGGCATGGTGCTCAAAGACGGGGCGAAGATGAGCAAATCCAAAGGCAACGTCGTCGACCCCGACGAGTTGGTGGCCCGATACGGCGCCGACACGGCGCGCCTTTTCATCCTCTTCGCCGCGCCGCCGACCCAGGAGCTGGAGTGGAACGACAGCGCCGTCGAAGGGGCCCACCGGTTCCTGCGCAAACTCTACGACCGGGCGCTGAAAACCGAACCCTGCGACGCACTGCCGGCCATCGATCACCAAGTCTTGGAAAAGAGCGAAAAAGAGGCGAGACGCAAAGTCTACGAAGCCCTCAAACGCGCCGAAGAGGTCTATGCCGAGCGCTTTACGTTCAACACCCTTATCGCCGCCTGCATGGAAGCGATCAACGCCCTGGACAAGCAAGAAAACCCGCTGCTTTGGCAGGAGGGGATGTGGATTCTGCTCAACCTCTTGGAGCCCATCGTGCCCCATATCGCCTGGGAACTGAGCGACCGTCTTTTCAAACGGAACAATTTTGGCTTGCTACAGATGAAGGAAGAGGTGTTCGAAGTCGACGCCATCCCCATGGCCGTCTCCATCAACGGCAAACCCAGAGCCCAGATCGAAGTGGCGCCCGACGCCGACAAGGAGATGATTATCGCCACCGCCAAAGCCGCCGTGCCCAAATGGCTGGAGGGCAAAACCGTCGTCAAGGAGATCGTGGTGCCGAACAAACTGGTGAATCTGGTCGTCAAATAA
- the secF gene encoding protein translocase subunit SecF yields MELFRYKKPIPLMAKAKIFFAVSIIAVLASWALIAFKGFNYGIDFAGGTLVQVKYEGKVPLQKVREAVKASKTFEGASVNYFGSEDEIVIKVRTSSKKLGTDIGDEARKLLEGTGTFEIRRVDMVGPKVGSELREKGLMALVLAIAGILLYVSFRFEWRFAVASVMALVHDISIAMGALVLFNVEVNLDILAALLTILGYSLNDTIIVFDRIREGLTTVRSSKLADVIDESVTRTLSRTTLTSLTTFFVVLTLFAMGGEIIHGFSFTLLVGIVVGTYSSIFIASPLLMMMGFDVEKYRQKLAEKKKREQEKEKLRAMYEQGTV; encoded by the coding sequence ATGGAATTATTCAGATATAAAAAACCGATCCCGCTGATGGCGAAGGCGAAAATATTCTTCGCCGTTTCGATCATCGCCGTCCTGGCCTCCTGGGCGCTCATCGCTTTCAAGGGGTTCAACTACGGCATCGACTTCGCCGGCGGTACGCTGGTGCAGGTCAAATACGAAGGCAAAGTCCCTCTGCAGAAAGTGCGTGAAGCGGTGAAAGCTTCCAAAACCTTCGAAGGGGCTTCGGTCAACTATTTCGGCAGCGAGGACGAAATCGTTATCAAGGTGCGTACGAGCTCGAAAAAACTTGGGACCGACATTGGGGATGAAGCGCGCAAACTGCTGGAGGGAACCGGAACGTTCGAAATTCGACGGGTCGATATGGTGGGCCCGAAAGTGGGCAGCGAACTGCGCGAGAAGGGACTCATGGCGCTGGTGCTGGCGATTGCCGGCATCCTGCTTTACGTCAGCTTCCGTTTCGAGTGGCGTTTCGCCGTGGCGTCGGTCATGGCGCTGGTGCACGACATCTCCATCGCGATGGGGGCACTGGTGCTTTTCAACGTGGAGGTCAACCTGGACATTCTGGCGGCACTGCTGACGATTCTTGGCTACTCGCTCAACGACACGATCATCGTCTTCGACCGCATCCGCGAAGGTCTGACGACTGTCAGGAGTTCAAAACTGGCCGATGTCATCGACGAGTCGGTCACCCGCACCCTCTCGCGTACGACCCTGACCTCGCTGACCACCTTCTTCGTGGTCCTGACCCTTTTTGCCATGGGCGGCGAAATCATCCACGGCTTCAGCTTTACGCTGCTGGTGGGCATCGTCGTCGGTACCTACAGCTCCATCTTCATCGCCTCCCCGCTGTTGATGATGATGGGCTTTGACGTGGAAAAATATCGCCAGAAACTGGCCGAGAAGAAGAAGCGCGAACAGGAGAAAGAGAAACTTCGCGCCATGTACGAACAGGGAACGGTTTAA
- the secD gene encoding protein translocase subunit SecD, with the protein MKLNYRVLVFIAAAIFGLALSAPSLLSLAKGPKITLGLDLQGGLHMLLGVDTAEAIRSKIKSLASSIKYAAEDEDLIIDEFKVRDGKISFELLDKDDIPKMDEILKKIEGIAIGKEGMKYTISLTPEEVASVKKYAITQAVDTIRNRLDQFGLAEPTVAKQGADKILVEVPGIKTPEQEQRIRELIAKAAHLQLMAIDEERAARVDQMTPAEAAKYGDVILPDAQNPDRKYLVKEIPILDGSMLTDARVAFDRNNQPVINFSLNSQGAQIFGDFTGKNVGKRLAVVLDNKVYSAPVIRERIGGGSGQISGGFSVKEAHDVAIALRSGALLAPVFMEEKRSVGPSLGADSIKASMIALITGFLAVVLFMVLYYGIAGVIADVALVVNLFLILAVMALFGATLTLPGMAGIVLTVGMAVDANVIINERIRELLYEGKSVAKAIEQGYANAFSAILDANITTLIAAVVLYAYGTGPIKGFAITMSIGILASMLTAILGTHGIWQMVEQKIEKGGLNKWFGIKVAGGNA; encoded by the coding sequence ATGAAGCTTAATTACCGCGTTTTGGTCTTCATCGCCGCGGCGATTTTCGGTCTGGCCCTCTCGGCCCCGTCTCTATTGAGTCTTGCAAAAGGGCCAAAGATCACTCTCGGACTCGATCTGCAGGGAGGGCTGCACATGCTTTTGGGGGTCGATACCGCCGAGGCGATCCGATCGAAGATCAAGTCTCTGGCCTCTTCGATCAAGTACGCGGCCGAGGATGAGGATCTGATCATTGACGAATTCAAGGTACGCGACGGAAAGATCTCTTTCGAGCTTCTCGACAAAGACGACATTCCGAAGATGGATGAGATTTTGAAAAAGATCGAAGGGATCGCCATAGGAAAAGAGGGGATGAAATATACGATCTCCCTGACACCCGAAGAGGTGGCGTCGGTCAAAAAGTACGCCATTACCCAGGCAGTCGACACGATCCGGAATCGGCTCGATCAGTTTGGTTTGGCGGAGCCGACGGTGGCCAAGCAGGGCGCCGACAAAATTCTCGTGGAGGTGCCGGGTATCAAAACGCCCGAACAGGAGCAGCGTATTCGTGAGCTCATCGCCAAGGCGGCCCACCTGCAGCTGATGGCGATCGACGAGGAGCGGGCGGCTCGGGTCGATCAGATGACGCCGGCCGAAGCGGCCAAATACGGGGATGTCATTCTGCCCGATGCCCAGAATCCGGACCGGAAGTATCTGGTCAAGGAGATTCCCATTCTCGACGGATCGATGCTGACCGACGCGCGGGTGGCTTTCGACCGCAACAACCAGCCGGTTATCAACTTCTCCCTCAATTCCCAGGGTGCGCAGATTTTCGGAGACTTTACCGGCAAGAATGTGGGCAAACGGCTCGCGGTCGTGCTCGACAACAAAGTCTACAGTGCGCCAGTCATCCGTGAGCGCATCGGCGGCGGCAGCGGCCAGATTAGCGGCGGTTTCAGCGTCAAGGAGGCCCACGACGTGGCCATCGCCCTTCGCTCCGGTGCCCTGTTGGCGCCGGTCTTCATGGAAGAGAAACGCAGCGTGGGACCCAGCCTGGGTGCCGACAGCATCAAAGCTTCGATGATCGCCCTCATCACCGGCTTCCTTGCGGTCGTGCTCTTCATGGTTCTTTACTATGGTATCGCCGGTGTCATCGCCGATGTGGCACTGGTGGTCAACCTTTTCCTTATCCTGGCAGTTATGGCACTCTTCGGTGCGACGCTGACGCTGCCGGGTATGGCCGGTATCGTCCTGACCGTCGGTATGGCGGTGGATGCCAACGTCATCATCAACGAACGGATCCGCGAGTTGCTGTATGAAGGCAAAAGCGTTGCCAAGGCGATCGAACAGGGATACGCCAACGCTTTCAGCGCTATTCTTGATGCCAACATCACGACACTGATCGCGGCCGTCGTGCTCTACGCCTACGGAACGGGCCCCATCAAGGGATTCGCCATCACGATGAGTATCGGTATTCTGGCGTCGATGCTTACGGCGATTCTGGGAACCCACGGTATCTGGCAGATGGTGGAACAGAAGATAGAGAAGGGAGGTCTGAACAAATGGTTCGGCATCAAAGTGGCGGGAGGAAATGCATGA
- the yajC gene encoding preprotein translocase subunit YajC produces MNDASQGGILASLFPLLILFAIFYFLVIRPQQKQAKQHKEMIASLKKGDRIVTSGGLIAEVVKPEEDFIKVKLNDETIVKLVPDYVARKFEDEA; encoded by the coding sequence ATGAATGATGCTTCGCAAGGTGGCATTCTGGCTTCATTGTTTCCGCTTCTGATTCTGTTCGCAATTTTCTATTTTCTGGTGATTCGTCCGCAGCAGAAGCAGGCGAAACAGCACAAAGAGATGATTGCATCGCTGAAAAAAGGTGACAGGATCGTGACCAGCGGCGGGTTGATCGCCGAAGTGGTCAAACCTGAGGAGGATTTTATCAAAGTGAAGCTTAACGACGAAACGATCGTCAAACTCGTACCCGATTATGTAGCGAGAAAGTTCGAGGATGAAGCTTAA
- a CDS encoding apolipoprotein N-acyltransferase, with the protein MQYFTTPTISLGFFSAISASAFIYMSHLGLHAPWLQAFLGMAALFAWLRIPVPAMAWSGFFTGIFWFWWIGMSFRYYDLGWMIPLIVLSIGGVYGIVFWLLSLLRHPLMRAAGVGLIEFLHPFGFDWFRPALLFTGSVLGDSLWQLWTVLAALALFLSFRHPGRYAALLLIPLALHRPPAEDLHSEASALKRQIQLTRTNIDQGNKWKPRYRNAIVELNLHAIDLAVEQGKRAVILPESAFPLYLNLDIDLIRKLLKMSRRITIVTGALYYEKGNAYNSTYLFRKEKLRVMHKVVLVPFGEAVPLPKWIGHWINDLFFDGASDYRTASRPSDFEMLGRKWRNAICYEATCERLYEEDPRYMVALSNNAWFIPSTEPTLQRLLLQLQANRHKTIIFHATNGPITDVIVPQ; encoded by the coding sequence ATGCAATATTTTACCACTCCAACCATAAGTTTAGGCTTTTTTTCGGCTATCAGTGCCTCCGCCTTCATCTACATGTCACATTTGGGCCTTCATGCGCCCTGGCTGCAGGCCTTTTTGGGAATGGCCGCTCTTTTTGCCTGGCTCCGCATCCCGGTGCCCGCAATGGCATGGAGCGGCTTTTTCACCGGCATTTTCTGGTTCTGGTGGATCGGCATGAGTTTCCGCTACTACGATTTGGGGTGGATGATTCCGCTGATCGTTCTCTCCATCGGAGGCGTCTACGGCATCGTCTTCTGGCTTCTGTCGCTTCTGCGCCATCCGCTCATGCGTGCCGCGGGAGTGGGGCTGATCGAGTTTCTCCACCCCTTCGGCTTCGACTGGTTCCGCCCGGCGCTGCTTTTTACAGGCTCGGTTCTGGGAGACAGCCTCTGGCAGCTCTGGACCGTTCTTGCCGCGCTCGCCCTCTTCCTCTCCTTCCGTCATCCGGGCCGGTATGCGGCGCTTTTGCTGATTCCTCTCGCCCTGCATCGGCCGCCGGCTGAGGATCTCCATTCGGAGGCTTCCGCACTGAAACGGCAGATCCAGCTGACACGGACAAACATCGATCAGGGGAACAAGTGGAAGCCGCGTTATCGCAACGCCATCGTCGAACTCAACCTCCACGCCATCGATCTGGCGGTCGAACAGGGCAAAAGGGCGGTCATACTGCCTGAGAGCGCCTTTCCGCTTTACCTGAATCTCGACATCGATCTGATCCGGAAGCTTCTGAAGATGAGCCGACGCATCACGATCGTCACGGGCGCTCTTTACTACGAAAAAGGAAACGCCTACAACTCCACCTATCTCTTTCGAAAAGAAAAACTGCGGGTTATGCACAAGGTGGTGCTCGTCCCCTTCGGGGAAGCGGTTCCCCTTCCCAAATGGATAGGCCACTGGATCAACGATCTCTTTTTCGACGGAGCCAGCGACTACCGCACCGCATCCCGACCGAGCGATTTCGAAATGCTGGGCAGAAAATGGCGCAACGCCATCTGCTATGAAGCGACCTGCGAGCGGCTCTACGAAGAAGATCCGCGTTACATGGTCGCCCTCAGCAACAATGCATGGTTCATCCCCTCCACCGAACCGACTCTCCAGCGCCTTCTGCTTCAACTGCAGGCCAACCGCCACAAGACCATCATTTTCCATGCCACAAACGGACCGATCACGGATGTGATCGTTCCCCAATAG
- the cysK gene encoding cysteine synthase A: MHIANDVSELIGNTPLVKLGFASRETGCTILGKCEFMNPGGSVKDRIGKNMIQRALERGLIDKDSTIIEPTSGNTGIALASICASKGLRLILTMPESMSLERRKLLKALGAQLELTPAAEGMKGAIARAEALQKELDNAIILQQFENPDNPDAHRHTTALEIIRNTEGNVDIFVAAVGTGGTITGTGEVLKARIPDIKIYAVEPEASPVLAGGAPGPHKIQGIGAGFIPKILDRSVYEEVIEVGNEEAFATSRRIAKEEGLLVGISSGANVHAAMQVAARPENRGKIVVTILCDTGERYLSTELFE; encoded by the coding sequence ATGCATATCGCCAACGACGTTTCCGAACTGATAGGAAACACCCCTCTCGTAAAACTGGGATTCGCAAGCCGTGAAACGGGATGTACGATTCTGGGAAAATGCGAATTCATGAATCCCGGCGGTTCGGTCAAGGACCGGATCGGGAAAAACATGATCCAGCGGGCGCTGGAACGGGGCCTCATCGACAAAGACAGCACCATCATCGAACCAACCAGCGGCAATACCGGCATCGCACTCGCCAGCATCTGCGCCTCCAAAGGGCTGCGTCTGATTCTAACGATGCCCGAATCGATGAGCCTGGAACGCAGAAAACTGCTCAAGGCCCTGGGAGCGCAGCTCGAACTGACACCGGCGGCCGAGGGAATGAAAGGGGCGATCGCCAGGGCAGAAGCGCTTCAAAAAGAACTCGACAACGCGATCATTCTTCAGCAGTTCGAAAATCCGGACAATCCCGATGCCCACCGCCATACCACCGCACTCGAAATCATCCGCAACACCGAGGGCAACGTGGATATTTTCGTCGCGGCCGTCGGAACGGGCGGTACGATCACGGGCACCGGAGAGGTTCTCAAAGCGAGAATTCCCGATATCAAAATCTACGCCGTGGAACCCGAAGCCTCTCCGGTACTTGCCGGCGGTGCGCCCGGCCCCCACAAAATTCAGGGCATCGGTGCCGGATTCATTCCCAAAATTCTCGACAGGTCGGTCTACGAAGAGGTGATCGAGGTGGGCAACGAGGAGGCGTTCGCGACAAGCCGCCGAATCGCCAAAGAGGAAGGGCTTCTCGTGGGCATCTCCTCCGGCGCCAATGTCCATGCCGCCATGCAGGTGGCGGCACGCCCCGAAAACAGAGGGAAAATCGTCGTCACCATTCTCTGTGACACGGGGGAGCGTTACCTCAGCACCGAACTTTTCGAATGA
- a CDS encoding aminotransferase class IV family protein — translation MLFETICIHNGAIQHLSLHQMRLERSQAALFEEYEPIDLGKVVRPPSGKGVLKCRVLYAQRLAEVTYEPYRPRPVSTLKAIEARIDYAHKFSDREAIEDLFARRGEADDILIIREGMVTDTSVANIAFLKDRHWYTPKNPLLKGTTRERLLRSGFLIPREIRLDELSSFEGFALLNAMIGFQPVKHGKIV, via the coding sequence ATGCTTTTTGAAACCATTTGCATCCATAACGGCGCCATCCAGCATCTCTCTCTCCATCAGATGCGCCTTGAGAGAAGTCAGGCGGCCCTCTTTGAAGAGTATGAACCGATCGATCTGGGCAAAGTGGTGCGGCCGCCTTCGGGAAAAGGGGTTCTAAAGTGCCGTGTTCTCTATGCACAGAGGCTTGCAGAGGTCACCTACGAACCCTACCGGCCCCGGCCCGTCAGTACGCTCAAAGCCATCGAAGCCCGAATCGACTACGCCCACAAATTCAGCGACCGGGAAGCGATAGAGGATCTTTTTGCGCGGCGCGGGGAGGCCGACGACATACTCATCATCCGCGAAGGAATGGTCACCGACACCTCGGTTGCCAATATCGCCTTTTTGAAAGATAGGCATTGGTACACGCCAAAAAACCCTCTGCTGAAAGGGACAACCCGGGAGAGACTTCTGCGAAGCGGCTTTCTGATACCCCGGGAGATTCGGCTCGATGAGCTTTCCTCCTTCGAAGGGTTCGCCCTGCTCAATGCGATGATCGGTTTCCAGCCGGTCAAACATGGTAAAATAGTCTGA
- a CDS encoding LysR family transcriptional regulator encodes MLKDFAKWETFLTVIREHSFSKASAKLGISQPAVTQQIKFIEKYLDCKVIERKKNGVILTKEGEDLYRIALRLEKCINNAERDLIKIINKEITFRIGASFTIGNFIIPGKCLNNIKQVIHNDVQIKVELSEQVIDDILNKQIDLGLIESPIFKEDVIYREWLEDELVIFSNRPLPKTLKPEDLNNYRWICRDEASHTRKMVKEVFEDLGIECKNLNVLYEVDSSATLKAAILKAEKDESQPPIVSFISHVAISDEVENGQLFEAKLRGHRIKRKLYIAYSKERKHDAFIENVVSYLQQHKC; translated from the coding sequence ATGTTGAAAGATTTCGCGAAATGGGAGACCTTCCTGACGGTCATACGCGAACACAGCTTCTCCAAAGCCTCGGCGAAGCTGGGAATTTCACAGCCGGCGGTGACTCAGCAGATCAAATTCATCGAAAAATATCTCGACTGCAAGGTGATCGAGCGGAAAAAAAACGGGGTGATACTGACGAAAGAGGGAGAGGACCTCTACCGTATCGCGTTGCGCCTTGAAAAGTGCATCAACAATGCCGAGCGCGATCTCATCAAGATCATCAACAAGGAGATCACGTTCCGCATCGGCGCGTCGTTCACGATCGGCAACTTCATCATTCCCGGAAAATGTCTCAACAACATCAAGCAGGTGATCCACAATGATGTCCAGATCAAAGTGGAGCTCTCCGAACAGGTGATCGACGACATTTTGAACAAGCAGATCGATCTGGGGCTCATCGAATCACCGATATTCAAAGAGGACGTGATCTATCGCGAATGGCTGGAGGATGAACTGGTGATCTTCAGCAACCGGCCACTTCCCAAGACGCTCAAGCCCGAAGATCTGAACAACTACCGCTGGATCTGCCGTGACGAGGCTTCCCATACGCGAAAAATGGTCAAGGAAGTTTTCGAGGATCTCGGCATCGAGTGCAAAAATCTCAATGTGCTCTATGAGGTCGACAGCTCCGCGACACTCAAAGCCGCGATACTCAAGGCGGAAAAAGATGAAAGCCAGCCTCCGATCGTCTCTTTCATCTCCCATGTGGCGATCTCCGACGAGGTGGAAAACGGACAGCTTTTCGAAGCGAAACTGCGTGGTCACCGCATTAAAAGAAAACTCTACATCGCATACTCCAAAGAGCGCAAGCACGACGCTTTTATCGAGAATGTCGTCAGCTATCTGCAGCAGCACAAATGCTGA